The following proteins are co-located in the Deltaproteobacteria bacterium genome:
- the ruvC gene encoding crossover junction endodeoxyribonuclease RuvC, which yields MIILGIDPGTYYTGYGFVEKNGGSTKHIDNGLIAPAKGLALPERLKFFFEEIGRLIEKFSPKEIALEDVFVAKNARSSLKLGHARGVAMLAAACKNIPVFEYSPAEVKQAVSGFGQATKEQMQKMICLHLKLKEVAQEDATDALAVALCHSQTKRF from the coding sequence ATGATCATTCTTGGTATCGATCCTGGAACTTATTATACTGGCTACGGATTCGTCGAAAAAAATGGGGGAAGCACAAAACATATCGATAACGGACTGATTGCACCGGCAAAGGGTTTGGCCCTCCCGGAGCGTCTCAAATTTTTTTTCGAAGAAATTGGACGCTTGATAGAAAAGTTTTCCCCAAAAGAAATCGCACTTGAAGATGTTTTTGTGGCAAAAAATGCGCGATCGTCGCTGAAACTGGGGCATGCAAGAGGAGTGGCCATGCTGGCGGCGGCATGCAAAAATATTCCGGTGTTTGAATATTCACCGGCAGAGGTAAAGCAAGCGGTTAGCGGATTTGGTCAGGCAACAAAAGAGCAAATGCAAAAAATGATCTGTCTTCATTTAAAATTAAAAGAGGTGGCACAGGAAGATGCCACCGATGCACTGGCAGTGGCCCTGTGTCACAGCCAGACTAAAAGATTTTGA
- the recR gene encoding recombination protein RecR, which yields MSPGPIDKLIHALGKLPGVGEKTATRLTFFLLRAPKQVTKDLSDALRELHDKARLCSLCNNVTEQDPCRVCSDHRRKKHQICVVAEPSDVVALEKTGSFRGNYHVLHGVLSPLEGIGPNELKIKELLVRLQDTQPKEIILATNANVEGDATALYLTKLLKPLGVRLTRLATGIPVGGELEYLDASTLCKAFEERREV from the coding sequence ATGTCACCCGGTCCTATAGATAAATTGATTCATGCGCTTGGAAAATTGCCCGGGGTGGGGGAAAAGACTGCTACCCGCCTGACTTTTTTCCTGCTCCGAGCCCCCAAACAAGTCACCAAAGATTTAAGCGATGCCTTGCGCGAGTTGCACGATAAGGCAAGACTCTGCTCTCTCTGTAATAATGTGACCGAACAAGACCCGTGCCGTGTTTGCTCCGATCACCGCCGGAAAAAACATCAGATTTGTGTGGTGGCGGAACCTTCCGATGTGGTTGCCCTCGAAAAAACAGGGAGTTTCAGAGGAAACTATCACGTATTACATGGAGTGTTATCGCCACTTGAAGGGATAGGCCCTAACGAATTGAAAATAAAGGAATTATTAGTCCGTCTTCAAGACACCCAACCCAAAGAAATTATTCTCGCCACCAACGCCAATGTGGAAGGGGATGCGACAGCCCTCTATCTCACCAAACTTCTTAAACCACTGGGCGTTCGCCTCACTCGTCTCGCCACAGGAATTCCCGTGGGTGGCGAACTTGAATATCTGGACGCCTCCACCCTCTGCAAAGCCTTCGAAGAACGCCGCGAGGTTTAG
- the ruvA gene encoding Holliday junction branch migration protein RuvA: protein MIAHLKGVIHSKSTNQVVVEVNGVGYQIFVSLNTFYELPPEGFEISLYIYSHIREDQFTLFGFLNIDEKNLFQQLLKVTGIGPKLALTLLSGLSAHEIGTAIANGDVMKLKAIPGIGQKTAERIILDLKGKIIPGTPALKRTNASETYDEALSALTHLGYTAQQAEKALEKIEWNAGVPLKEAIKQGLKNLAK from the coding sequence ATGATCGCTCACCTCAAAGGAGTCATTCATTCAAAATCCACCAACCAAGTTGTGGTTGAGGTGAACGGTGTCGGCTATCAAATTTTTGTTTCTCTCAACACTTTCTATGAACTTCCACCGGAAGGTTTCGAAATTTCTCTGTATATTTACAGCCACATTCGCGAAGACCAATTCACCCTTTTTGGTTTTTTAAATATTGATGAGAAAAATCTTTTCCAACAATTACTGAAAGTCACCGGCATCGGTCCTAAACTGGCGCTGACTCTTCTTTCGGGACTCTCCGCCCATGAAATCGGCACTGCCATTGCCAATGGAGATGTGATGAAGCTCAAGGCCATTCCGGGCATCGGCCAAAAAACCGCGGAGCGAATCATTCTGGATCTCAAAGGAAAAATTATTCCGGGCACCCCTGCCCTCAAACGCACAAATGCTAGTGAAACGTATGATGAAGCCTTGTCAGCCCTCACCCATTTGGGCTACACTGCCCAGCAAGCCGAGAAGGCACTGGAAAAAATCGAGTGGAACGCCGGTGTTCCTCTGAAAGAAGCGATCAAACAGGGGTTGAAAAATCTGGCAAAATAG
- the ruvB gene encoding Holliday junction branch migration DNA helicase RuvB: MEENIFDKEPFAEEDQLEITLRPKRFSEFVGQEDIKEKLKIFVTAAKQREEALDHVLFSGPPGLGKTSLSHIIAAELGVKITVTSGPALERPGDVAAILTNLNERDVLFIDEIHRLPRIVEEILYPAMEDFRLDIIVGQGPSAKNIQIDLPKFTLVGATTRTGLITSPLRDRFGIAVRLDFYPAEELEQIIGRAAKLFGVTIDREASLELGKRSRGTPRIANRLLKRVRDVAQVRGSDKIDLAVTRTALKMLDVDERGFDTMDRKILKTIIEKFEGGPVGVETLSSALSEEKDTLEDVYEPYLIQCGFLNRTPRGRIATSLAYTHFGITPKNISQEELF, encoded by the coding sequence ATGGAAGAAAATATTTTTGACAAAGAACCTTTCGCTGAAGAAGATCAGTTGGAAATCACACTGCGTCCCAAACGTTTTTCTGAATTTGTCGGTCAGGAAGATATCAAAGAAAAATTGAAAATTTTTGTCACCGCCGCGAAACAGCGCGAAGAAGCTCTCGATCACGTTCTTTTTTCGGGACCGCCGGGACTTGGCAAAACCAGTCTTTCTCACATTATCGCCGCAGAACTTGGCGTGAAAATAACCGTCACGTCGGGACCCGCACTGGAGCGGCCCGGTGATGTTGCCGCCATTCTTACCAATTTAAATGAGCGCGATGTTTTATTTATCGACGAAATCCACCGTCTCCCGCGCATTGTGGAGGAAATTCTCTACCCTGCGATGGAAGATTTTCGTCTCGACATCATTGTCGGTCAGGGTCCCTCTGCAAAAAATATCCAGATTGATCTTCCCAAATTTACATTGGTAGGCGCCACCACACGCACCGGACTCATCACCTCTCCATTGCGCGATCGCTTTGGTATTGCGGTCCGTCTTGATTTTTATCCCGCAGAAGAACTGGAGCAGATCATCGGCCGGGCCGCGAAATTGTTTGGCGTCACCATTGATAGAGAAGCCTCTTTGGAATTGGGAAAGCGCTCACGCGGAACACCCCGCATTGCCAATCGTCTTTTGAAAAGAGTCCGCGATGTAGCGCAAGTTCGCGGTTCCGATAAAATCGATCTCGCAGTCACACGCACCGCTTTGAAAATGTTGGATGTTGATGAAAGAGGTTTCGATACAATGGACCGGAAAATTTTGAAGACAATCATCGAAAAATTTGAGGGAGGGCCTGTCGGTGTGGAAACGCTCTCTTCCGCTTTGAGCGAAGAAAAAGACACCCTTGAAGATGTGTACGAACCTTATCTCATTCAATGTGGTTTCTTGAATCGCACACCGCGCGGACGTATTGCAACATCATTGGCTTACACTCATTTTGGAATAACACCCAAAAATATTTCGCAGGAAGAATTGTTCTAA
- a CDS encoding septum formation initiator family protein, translating to MFSRIRTIPPFFLQIVRSLPLRSWLVIFGAGLFLWFWIFGHNGLVDLEHLIRLQRNYTQQKQSLAEEKEQLEQDLKNMENPRYLKHLIHQELGYVESDEVVIQFQEKK from the coding sequence ATGTTTTCAAGAATCAGAACCATCCCTCCTTTTTTTTTGCAGATTGTTCGCTCTCTTCCTCTAAGAAGCTGGCTCGTTATTTTCGGTGCCGGACTTTTCCTGTGGTTCTGGATTTTTGGACACAATGGTCTGGTGGACTTGGAACATCTAATTCGCTTACAAAGAAACTACACCCAACAGAAACAATCTCTTGCCGAAGAAAAAGAACAACTGGAACAGGACCTCAAAAACATGGAAAACCCCCGCTACCTTAAACATCTCATCCACCAAGAATTGGGTTATGTCGAATCCGACGAAGTGGTGATTCAGTTTCAGGAAAAGAAATAG